One Styela clava chromosome 4, kaStyClav1.hap1.2, whole genome shotgun sequence genomic window, aaaattaaattgttttgaaaGGACACGGTTTTACGAATGGCGTTATTGAATCTTTTTATCGGAAAAATCCAAACTTGCTTTTTCAGTTCAGTTGAAATTAAGTTTTAAGCCTTTTTCGTATACTACTAAATGACTGTACAGGCTCATTTTTGCATCAGAACagaattttaaagaaattttcGAGATAATTAAtttgagtatttaaataaaccACCAGTACGAAGTTAGTCCATAGTCACGGAATTCACGCGTCTGAATCACAAATATCGATTTCTCAAGTTCTGAGATATCTGTTATTCGAGCTGACACTCAAGATCATTGTATATACGTAGATAATAATTACGAACTATTGGTAACATCGGCAATTTGGAAAGACCTGAGGATATATTACAGCAAAATATATGagatcattttatattttgtgaatGTCCCGGAAAGTTTGTACATAATAGATACATACACAAGATACATAATATTTGGTGTAGTTCAGTAGTACAATGTTTCCTCAATAATGCCATACGTTTAATGGCGGTATCGTTTGATTTGATACATTTAATTAAATGATGCTACGACGACAAGTTATGGATATATCTGTCTCGCAGGCTATAAAGATCTCGGGTTCAAGCCCAACTCCGTATCCACAATGCAGTAAATTGAGTAAGCAATCCGAACTGTGAAGATTTCGTCCTTTCCACCATAAATAGTTGCTTCGTGCGTATCAGGGCCTAACTCGAAGTGAAGGTAGGAAACACTTCACACAAAAACTATACATATCTTACGTTTTATTGATTAGGTTTCTACAAGACCAACTACTTTTCTGTTTTctatgtctgaggaagtttggCCTTGGtgagacgaaacgttacagaaatagatttgtgttagtgtgcaacaagactgtttattgaatatatatattacgttTAATTGAAATTTGTAACTTATGACGAACAGTTTCATCCACTCGATGTATCATCTTCAAGTTGTTCGTATTCAGTGTTAATACAAGATAGAAAAAAAACGACCGTACAGACAAATGGTAAGGGAAATCCAGATGCTAGTATAATGTAACCATGATCTAGTAGGGCTCTCACAGCGTATGAATAACCGATCACCGAGATTAAAGGAGCTGTCATGAATATGCTTGTGAGTCGTAATTTGTTGCTGTATGTCACATGTACCATTAATATTTTAGTTATTGATACGAATGAAAATTCTTTGAAAAATACGAcaaatgtaaatgaaaaatatagcaATACAATTTTTTGGGTGTAAAAAGAGCACACGACAAAGGTGCAAGAAAGTACTAAAAATATACTACCAGTTATACttattgtttttaaacatttgaaACGGTCTAAAAGATATCCCGCGACAGGACCACCTAGAGAACCAACTAATGAGGCTACAAAAAAAATCTCTCCTGGAATCCGATCAGTTAATTCGGGAAATTTTTCCAATATCAGCGAGGAAAGTAATATAGATACCATAGGTTTGATAGACAAAAGTAGGAGGTTAATCACAGTCAGAGCTATAAAGTTGCATTGGGTAAACAACTTAGAAATAAACATGAACTGCCCAGTTATTGTCCATTGCGAGATGTTGGAATCATTTTCTGCGGATGTTGCAGTTGGTGATTTTATCAAAACATTCGTCAGAATACACACGactattgaaataatcgataATATAAAAAACGTAGTCTGAAACGTTCTTTCAAATGATTCCATTGTCtggtttgaaaaatgtaaatgtgTGTGATTGCTATGATCACTTTTATTTGTATGAACCAGCACATCTTtatcttttgtctttgtgaGGTTGAACGTATGAGTACTCACTATTCCGGATAGCGCCAGAGATATTCTTGATACGGCCCACGGTATTGAGACCGCCACTCCACTATCGCCCACTCCAAACCATTCCAATGCGACCAGAGCCGGCACGACACTCATACACGCAGATGCCACGCCATTGAGTGACTGACCTAAAACCACTACTGCGTATGATGTTCTTGACGAAATTGCAGTTGCTACTAAAATATTTCCCACCGACACAGCAGTCGTTGCAGTGATCATTAGGTTTCGAGTTgtaattttttcacaaaagatAGCGATGAAAATGCAAGTCAAAgattttgacaaaaatatgaTCAATGATAGTAAATCTGTTTGTTCTGGTTGAATGTGGAAATATGCCGATACCACATCATTAACCGTAGCAAAACATGCAACTCCGTATGAACGAACAAGAAATGTAAAAGTTACGACAGTAAGAATAAtccattttttgtgttttaatgttttcgaatcttcGTCTTCCATAATTTCAGACTTATGATTTCATTTTCTGATGTATACCGTTTGTCAAAACGGTTATTATTCATTTGGTTAATAAGTTTAAGAAATCTGCAGAGAAAAATTAAAACGAAGATTATTCTAGGTATATATAACAATTACTTTcgttggctgttttattttacataaaaCGACTGTGCAGTGATAATAAAGTAACGTGGAAACGGGCCGTTGATAAACAAAACTTTTGTAAGATGTGTGTTTTGATACGCAAGTATACGAACGCAAAACCGGCGTTcccaattattttgaaaaaatataatttaaagttTGTTCAACTCAAATACTAATTCTCAAGTTAGCcaattaactttaaaattagTGATTCATCCGGTctgagcaaattttttttcccaATTGCGGAAACAGTGGATCATTATAATATTGTATGATTTAATAATATATCCTAAAACATTTATTGGACTTTGAGATTCTATTATATTATGTTATCAGACAAGTATAGTATCAATATTG contains:
- the LOC144421952 gene encoding uncharacterized protein LOC144421952, with the protein product MEDEDSKTLKHKKWIILTVVTFTFLVRSYGVACFATVNDVVSAYFHIQPEQTDLLSLIIFLSKSLTCIFIAIFCEKITTRNLMITATTAVSVGNILVATAISSRTSYAVVVLGQSLNGVASACMSVVPALVALEWFGVGDSGVAVSIPWAVSRISLALSGIVSTHTFNLTKTKDKDVLVHTNKSDHSNHTHLHFSNQTMESFERTFQTTFFILSIISIVVCILTNVLIKSPTATSAENDSNISQWTITGQFMFISKLFTQCNFIALTVINLLLLSIKPMVSILLSSLILEKFPELTDRIPGEIFFVASLVGSLGGPVAGYLLDRFKCLKTISITGSIFLVLSCTFVVCSFYTQKIVLLYFSFTFVVFFKEFSFVSITKILMVHVTYSNKLRLTSIFMTAPLISVIGYSYAVRALLDHGYIILASGFPLPFVCTVVFFLSCINTEYEQLEDDTSSG